The Bacteroidales bacterium genome has a segment encoding these proteins:
- a CDS encoding TonB family protein: MKKLFRKIAAEWFRYLLYGIGVLLLQNNAVSQEYHGGVSPPGFKGGKTVLKQFIYKSLVIPDSVKEKGISGTVMVSLEINKEGKADKVKLVRGINPFYDSEALRVASLLTDWQPALNWGKPVTCRILLPIDFECEKPVSQKFFIISGSVLDKATGQPMEGTLVIIKGTSSGTVTDSNGQYKIEVPGEENELEFSAMGYELKIEPVGKNRTLNVELNQGYYLINFKSEN, translated from the coding sequence ATGAAAAAACTATTTCGAAAAATAGCAGCGGAATGGTTCAGATACCTCCTTTATGGCATAGGAGTTTTGCTTTTGCAGAACAACGCCGTGTCACAGGAATACCATGGAGGTGTTTCGCCTCCCGGTTTTAAAGGTGGGAAAACCGTTTTAAAGCAATTTATTTACAAAAGCCTGGTGATTCCTGATTCCGTTAAAGAGAAGGGCATTTCAGGGACCGTGATGGTAAGTCTTGAGATTAACAAGGAGGGCAAAGCGGACAAAGTCAAGCTGGTAAGAGGAATTAATCCGTTTTATGATTCGGAAGCGTTACGGGTTGCATCGTTACTTACTGACTGGCAACCGGCTTTGAATTGGGGCAAACCGGTTACCTGCAGGATTTTATTGCCTATTGATTTTGAATGCGAAAAACCGGTCAGCCAAAAGTTCTTTATTATTTCCGGCAGCGTATTGGATAAGGCCACCGGGCAACCGATGGAAGGAACACTTGTAATTATTAAAGGGACAAGTTCAGGTACTGTAACCGATAGTAACGGACAGTATAAAATTGAAGTTCCGGGCGAGGAAAATGAACTTGAATTTTCTGCTATGGGCTATGAGTTGAAAATTGAACCCGTCGGTAAAAACAGGACCCTGAATGTCGAATTAAACCAGGGGTATTATTTAATTAATTTTAAATCAGAAAATTAA